Sequence from the Nitrospinaceae bacterium genome:
GTCGCTGATTGGATTGCCCGCTGATCCGGGTGAAGAGGACGGGGTTTGAATGATTGGAAGTTTATAAAGAAGGCAAGGATGTTGGCGCGAAAGCGGGGTTGGCGGGTTTTGCTCTCTCGCGGGAAATTATTGAATCCATACCAGAGGAAGGTGAACCCAGCCGCGGTCGCCGGCGCTATCCTCTATTTGGACCCATTTCCCTTTAGTTTGCAGGACCTTCATGGAAAAGTATTTGTCCACGGGACTCCACGAGAGTTGCTCGTGTTTGGTTCCGGGGCCTTTTCGCAAATTGGTTTTGTTATCCTTGATGACCGCGCATTTGAATTTTTTGGTGGTCAGTTTTTTATGCACCCAGTAAATATCCCCATCGACATCCTGAACCCGGTACCAGTCTCCCTTTTTCTTGAGTTCCTTGAAGGGCATGTATTTAAAAACCTGCCACAGTTTTTCATAATGGGTGCCGGGTCCTTGCCTGAGGTTGGCGGTGTTGTTGTTAATGCATAGAGCTTCCGCCTTGGATTGTGGAAAAAGAAAAAGGCCCGAAAATAGAATGAAAAAAATAATGGGGAACGATTTGGTCATTTTTTTGGAATTTAAGAGAAAAGGTTGCCGATGCAAAACGATGGATTAAAAAACTTCTGAAAAAAGCCCGGAGAACAACAGGAGTATCTAATAATGCTTGAAGTCAGAATCGAGGAAAGTGACGGGCTTTATTTCAGGATTTTAAGTTTGAAAAACCAGAAGAAAAACTTTAAATTATTTAACTTAGTCAATTATATCAAATATTTCCAGGGAAATCCCGTTTTCTTTTTGAGCCGCTTTTCCTAAATTATATCACGGGTGTTACTTATGTCATACCAGCATGGAATCCTTCCGCCAATACAAAAAAAGGAATGAAAAGGTGGCATTTTGATTTTCCTGATCACGGGGCTTCAGTTAATTTTGGTTTCCGGCGTGGTCCTATATTTGACCCTTAATCTCATTCATCTGGTTCGAGTGGAATCGGTGCGCGGACCGTTGCGTTCATCCCCCTTTCTTTCAGTATGTGTCCCGGCCCGCGACGAAGCGCGTGACATCAAAGCCTGCCTCACCTCTCTGCTGAACCAGGAGTACCCCCATTTTGAAGTGATTGTCGTAGACGACCATTCGACCGACGGTACGGGAGACATCATTGAGTCTCTCGCCACTGAGTTTCCCAATCTAATTCACCTTGAAGGTCAGGCATTGCCCTCCGGTTGGCTGGGAAAGCCCTTCGCCCTGCATCAGGCGGTTCGGAAAGCCAAGGGAGAGGTTTTGATTTTCACCGACGCCGATCCTGTTTTTCAGCCTCATGCCCTGACCAGCGCGGTTCATGCCATGACCACGAAAGATCTCGATATGATGACGCTGATGCCGGGAACGGAGTTCGTGTCGTTCTGGGAGCGGGCGGTTCAGCCGGTGGTATTCGCTTTCATCGCCGCGCTCAGCCGCTTTAAAAAGATCAACAGCCCGAATTCCACCAGCGCCATGGG
This genomic interval carries:
- a CDS encoding glycosyl hydrolase — its product is MIFLITGLQLILVSGVVLYLTLNLIHLVRVESVRGPLRSSPFLSVCVPARDEARDIKACLTSLLNQEYPHFEVIVVDDHSTDGTGDIIESLATEFPNLIHLEGQALPSGWLGKPFALHQAVRKAKGEVLIFTDADPVFQPHALTSAVHAMTTKDLDMMTLMPGTEFVSFWERAVQPVVFAFIAALSRFKKINSPNSTSAMGFGAFIMVNKKVYERIGGHESVKGEVLEDVMLAKTAKRAGCKLLAADAKSIFSIRMYHSLREIWTGWRKNIFIAMKKSVLRTLYYICMILGFLVTPNLVLLWNIFEATGIIASGMALISFLMMAGTSIHLCDEIRLERWNAFLFPLGAFIMTAIMLNSMFQVLFNKQTEWRGRNYPA